The Brassica rapa cultivar Chiifu-401-42 chromosome A10, CAAS_Brap_v3.01, whole genome shotgun sequence genome segment taaatattttcagtattttgaatattttctgttatttttagatatttacttgtgactatattgataatttttagatattttaatatttttgaatatctaatagatataaaatttaaaataatcaatatatttaaatatataattgtgatttagatattttggtATCCAAAATCTTTTAGTTTGGATCAAATTCGGATCTGGTTATCTGGATATTAAACTTTTAGATCCATCTGATTACTTAATCAGTTTTATTACTTAATCAGTTTTAGTTTGTGTTTAGTATTGCTTTGAAATCTAGTTTAGTTCGGTTCTTTGGATCCAGATGTTTTACCCAGACTTACTTTTTCTactaatataaaacaaaataaaataaatgtaaaacaatattttcaatttatttaacatatataattattagaCTATACTTTAAAAATACCAATAAAATTATTGAGAATCGTGTTAATATATTTGAGCATGTTGTAAAATTGACGTATCTTAAAACCAATAAcgtgtatttttttataaaatattcttagttaatataataaaaacataatacaaTCGAGTGAAAAGTGTTAGAGTTGCATGGAAAATAATATGATCTCTTCACTCGGTATTGGTTTCATACTTTCATTGTAAATGCCAACaataataagaatatatattttcataaattttgggaatattattataaaatcaatCCAGTTATCCAAATGAAGATGAAATAAGACCCAGTTTTCAACCTTGTGGATTTATCATAGCCATCGGTTCTCTGACTCTTACTCCCTTCTCGATCTTTCCAAAAGATCAATGAATAATCCCAAAAGGAAATGAAATGTCCAAAGAGAAAAATTCAACGATCTTTTAAAgagttttctcttttaaaaaatgaaatgcTACTAGGATTTCAGAGATGGCAACTTATTTGCTACGTCACTAATGACAAGAAAGTTGAGCACATTAAAAGGATAAGGCTTTTAACTTTATTTCTGTGGTCAGAAACTGATACTTTTTTGTCGGctacatttttttattcttatttcttcctgagtttcaaaaaagaaaaattcttatttcttcttaaaatgttttttttttctgacaacTGCTTCCTAAAATGTTTAAAACGGAAAGAGCacattaaaagaaaacaaaacttagGTTCACTACACCTTTTAAAACCAATCAAAGtgacatataaattattaattaaaatcattaaattaaataaaaaataaaaaatagttgaaaaaaaaaaaataaaaaataaaaaatagctacaaaaaaataaaaatgataattttaacGACGTTAACGCTTCCAGCAAAACtgtaaaccctaaattttaaattctaaacttTAATATGTTGTGTGATAGAAATTGTGTATTTTAAAGTTAAtattccctctgtttttaaaagatgcatattctagacttttcacatatattaagaaaactcattaaatatgcattgttttttgtaaataacaattttctataacttttagccaataaaaattcaataaacaccattaatttttttgaaacttacaatttttcataaaatcatacattgaaaaggtaaaaaatatatctttttgaaacaattttttttccagaatatgcatcttttaggaacggagggagtactatATTTGGAAATGAAGATGGCATGACAAAACAAGAGAGCATTAAAAGTATTGATTATACTTACATTTTgcaaataaaataactaaacaaCTCAATAGTAAAACCAACTACTTAATTCATTGAGAAATTGTGCTGAATAACGTCGAAATAAACCATAATTCACGGGATAACCAAATGCCCTAGGTTTTCGACAACCACTCTTTTTATGtattaattctattttttttttccttaattaGCAGTAACCGGAGAAgcctgaagaaaaaaaataaataaaaatctctaaCTATTAACTCTCATATTTACTTTGCGGCGTAATTAGAATCACACCATCTATTCTTTTACCTTTCTTTGGTAACCGGATTTCTCGCAACCATATCTCATCTCACATGCAGTTTTTAGTTTTGAAAGATCTATCATATGATAAAATTGtacatttttggtttatttccTTGTAAACACACAAACAAGTAGCTACTGTCCAAAATTGGAtgatctaataattttaatacctgaacatttatatatatatatatactaattaagAAACATTATATCAATTGCGCTATGTCATGTGTCTTCACttgaataattctgaaaatttttaaaaaatatgttggtccatctaaacataaattatatttttcgttatattaatcataaaattaattagtaatctacaaaaaaattcttaaataaaatctacataattacttaatttgattaatatatatgacaattaatggttttgaattataaaaatttgataacagTGTGTCttctataatttaaataaaaagtatattattaaaaattaaataatcaaattaaccatataacataaatttagaATTTTTCGTATGTTACATTtcgaaatttttaaaacgattgTAGATTGATCTTTTGAaaatttcacattgaaaattttgtgatcaattatttaaaattgttGTTAATTATAACAAGTTCCAttgatcataaaatcatatgagtatgaAGCCTCATTTAGTAgatattcaaattaaaaatatgtattttaataacatttaaattaatttatataccatataaaataaatgaatattttgattttgattttttttgaaatatgcataatatttgaattgaaaaaaaaatcagatatttttataattttttttgatcaaatcattaaaatatattttacatataatttgttattatttaaaataattttttaaaaatatttattttaaaagtatttcaCTCTGCGAAGGATGCAGATTATTTCctagtattatatatatgtctaCCCTCTGAAAAGGTCTGCACCACCCTCAGCTCTGTCTCCTTATGGAAGAAGTGAAGAGAGATCAGAAAagctacttaaatttttcaaaattgcTACCCTCTCAATGGGGTGATCACTTTCTCAATATCTCCATTGCTGATTCAGTGAgtccatttatatatatatactcggacaaagcatatatatatatatacatgcatgtATTATTCCTTAAATGGTATATCTTTGACTTGTATTGACTTTCAGGATTTTGATGTGCTTGCAAGAGAGATGGAAGTACTAACGcctaaattaagaaaaaacataTTCACGTTTTCTTCCAGAGACAAAGACGCAATGAAAAGGAGCATTCTTTCGATTCATATTTTGGACAGTCTTGGCCTCGCTTATATTTTTGAGAAGGAGATCGTGGAGACCCTAAAACATGCTTTCGAGAAGATAGATGAACTGATCACAGATGAAAATGATCTGTACACAGTCTCCATCATGTTTCGGGTTTTTAGAATATATGGTCATAATATGTTGTCTggtaagtaattttttttttttgacaaaaactggTAAGTAATATCTTAATGAGTTACGTATGTGTAcgttatatattgaataatatatattttttccatgTAGATGTTTTCGATAGATTCAAAAGAAACGACGGTAAATTTAAAGAAAGTTTAATGGAAGATGTCCAGGGCATGCTAAGCTTCTACGAAGCAGCGCACTTCAGGACAACGACAGATCATATCCTGGATGAAGCGTTGAGCTTTACATTGGACTATTTGGAGTCACTAGCTACAGATAGCAAAGCGATCCCACCACATATTTTAAAGCATATACAAAATGCTCTTTACATACCGCAGCATCAGAACGTCCAAGTTCTGGTTGCAAGAGAGTATCTTTCGTTCTATGAACAAGAAGAGGACAACGATGAGACACTACTCAAGCTAGCCAAGCTCAATTTCAAGTTCTTGCAACTTCACTACATTCAAGAATTAAAAATTATCACCACGTGTGTGAATGAATAAATTTTCTTATGAGATAGATGTAggagtattatatatatataatttttgttctATATTTGCAGGTGGTGGAGGGAACTAGACCATACAAAGAACCTCCCACCCGGTTTCAGAGAACGAACATTCGAGTGTTGGTTTGTGGGATCGATGATGTATTTTGAGCCACAATTTTCACTTGGGAGAATTATGTCGGccaagttttttttattgttcacCTTTTTAGACGATGTTTGCGATACTTATGGTTCAATTCCTGAAGTTGAAAGCGTGGTTAACTGTTTGGAAAggtatctatatatatacacctAAGAAACATCTATTTGGTTTCATCAGAAACACTGACAACCATTGTGAATTGTCATTTGAACAGATGGGATCCTGAGTACATGGAAAATCTTCATGGTCACATGAAGACTGCCTTCAAATTTGTGATGTCTGTTTACAAGGAGTTTGAAGAAATATTGAAGTCACAAGGAAGATCATTTGCGTTGGAGAAGATGATAGAAGAGGTGATTAACTACTTACAACACCTTAGTTAATCTTAAATGCCCaaacaaatttctttttttaaaaagcccaaatttacatatatttagtGGTAATGAAGTTGTGTATGATGTTTAAATCTTTGGTATAAGCAGTTCAAGATAGTCGCGAGAACAAACCTTGACCTTATCAAATGGGCAAGAGCAGGTCAAATCCCTAACTTTGATGAGTATGTAGAGGCTGGTGGGGCTGAGGCTGGTTCGTATGCAACCATAGCGTGTTCTATTATGGGACTTGGAGAGATCGGTAAAAAAGAAGATTTTGAGTGGCTACTATCTAGACCAAAGTCTGTCCGATATCTAGCAAGGAAGGCACGTCTCTTGGATGATATTACGGATTTTGAGGTACACATTATAATTAGAAAGGTTTAGGTTAATCAATGATTTCGTTTTGTTACCTAAATGGCTCATTGTATTATCAGGAGGATATGAATAAAGGGTACACTGCAAATGCGCTTAACTATTACATGAAACAACATGGAGTCACGAAAAAAGAGGCAAGTAGGGAATTTCATAAGATGATTGGAGATATCAACAAGCTTGTAAACGAAGAGTGCTTAAAGACAACCAACATTTCACGTCCCATTCTTATGCAAGTCGTCAATTTTGGACGCATGGTGAATATTCTCTATACGTCGGATGATCTCTACAATCACCGTGAAGGAAAACTAAAGGATTATCTCACTGCTTTGCTTGTCGATCCGATACATCTTTAGTTAAGAGTTTGATAGTATATCCGTTTGGTTTTCTACTTTGTGATTGTGATGTTTGTGGTGGTTGATTTTGACGTCATGTCTTTGATGAAATGTTGCCTATTCTGAGGAAACCGAGCAAAACCGTATCCAATAAAATTAGTTGCAAATGACTGAACACAAGGATTTAGCCTTTTAGGCTTATAATTAGAATTTCATGTTGCATTTTGGAATAACCAATAGTTTACGGCAAGAACTTCATTACCATCAAATGAAAAACCATCAATGATTGAATTCCGTTAGACTCGTCGTCACCATCCACTTCTGAATCTGTCAATTACCTTTTTTAAATGGTttaactaaactaaaatttttgtGTTTCCAAATCCATTGgaaaaaacacacaaaacaattaaaatttttgtcaaatttaaattaaattggcAATCATACAAATCAAATGaccagaaacaaaacaaataaaaaaaaaacagaaaaaatatcttttttttctcttttgacGGCTAGCGTTTTTGTCCACGAAGCCCGGAATAGAGTCCTCTTATGAAGTGGTTGGAGTTTGCCAAGTTATCGCCACCTTTTTCATGTCAAACAACTTGCGATAGAAACATAAAAAGCTTTATTCAAAACTTTTTAAGTATATCAACCATCTTCTAACTTTTCTGTTTATCATATCTTTTGTGTAGAATGCATATGAAAAATGCCTACCAATACTATTCTTAAAAAACAGGTAATAACTTATTAGTCTTTATCATAGACCCATTTTAACCAACAAATCTCTCAATCTCGTATCAACGgttttccaaatttttggatCAGAGATATTTTCTTATGTTGTTCTTTTTCCTCTTCACCTTGGTTTTCAGTCTTATCTTGATGAACCTCTTAACATTCATTGAACTTCAAGCTCATAGCAGTATTGTCAAGCTCGTAACAATGACAAAAACATGATAATTAcatttgtcatttttttttttaaaagataaattcGTTACATACCTTGTGACGGGTAGGATGTAAACGAAGACAAGGAAGAAGATTAAAGTAATACTAATTCATGTAGCCAAAttccttttacaaaaaaaaaaaaaatcatgtagcCAAATGGAAAAAGGAACAACTATTTGAATACGAAAAACTGTATTGgttattaattacaaaaagtATTTTATCACTAAACTAAACTGTATTGATTTGCTTAGTTttttaaaccaaactaaaaaaacactataacattaaaaattaattgaagatttttttttccgatTCGAATATAGCTGAGGATTTTTATCACTAAAATCTCTATCATTTGTAACTGTTAATTTTTCATTACGTATCAAATGTTTCTTTTTAACTAAGAACACATTGACTTAGACTAAGTGACTCTAATTGACAGTGGAACGACGATAGTCCAAGTACATAAAAATGGGACCGCAAAGCCAGTTAAAGAATGTTTGGCTATGAATAATGCATGTTTCAAGTAAAAAAAGTTCGACTAGAAATCGTTTGGGATTCTACGAAAAAGTCGGGTCTGCCAGAACCAGTTAAAAAAGTATTGTAGAGAATGAGTTACGCCATTTGA includes the following:
- the LOC103845828 gene encoding alpha-barbatene synthase, whose protein sequence is MEEVKRDQKSYLNFSKLLPSQWGDHFLNISIADSDFDVLAREMEVLTPKLRKNIFTFSSRDKDAMKRSILSIHILDSLGLAYIFEKEIVETLKHAFEKIDELITDENDLYTVSIMFRVFRIYGHNMLSDVFDRFKRNDGKFKESLMEDVQGMLSFYEAAHFRTTTDHILDEALSFTLDYLESLATDSKAIPPHILKHIQNALYIPQHQNVQVLVAREYLSFYEQEEDNDETLLKLAKLNFKFLQLHYIQELKIITTWWRELDHTKNLPPGFRERTFECWFVGSMMYFEPQFSLGRIMSAKFFLLFTFLDDVCDTYGSIPEVESVVNCLERWDPEYMENLHGHMKTAFKFVMSVYKEFEEILKSQGRSFALEKMIEEFKIVARTNLDLIKWARAGQIPNFDEYVEAGGAEAGSYATIACSIMGLGEIGKKEDFEWLLSRPKSVRYLARKARLLDDITDFEEDMNKGYTANALNYYMKQHGVTKKEASREFHKMIGDINKLVNEECLKTTNISRPILMQVVNFGRMVNILYTSDDLYNHREGKLKDYLTALLVDPIHL